A stretch of Desulfobacter hydrogenophilus DNA encodes these proteins:
- a CDS encoding HlyD family secretion protein has translation MTGNKQTFKKGLILVIVLITVAGALLWSRNRGLKKSDSIASGNGRIQATEVDIATKYPGRIAEILCREGDFVEADQIVARMDTRSLAAQLRQAKASVEQVRHRKSFTQALVRQRSSELAVAKKDYERSQATYASNKYAISARQIDHDRAAMETAAALLAEARAQVLESESMIHISVAKAEEIEANLTDSILKTPIRGRVLYRLAEPGEILGAGGKVLTVLDLTDVYMTIFLPTAEAGRVAMGAEARLVFDALPDIAVPARVSFVAPNAQFTPKAVETRTEREKLMFRIKVKIDPELLMGHLEKVKTGVPGVAYVRLAPQAQWPEDVRRRSLP, from the coding sequence GTGACTGGCAACAAACAAACATTCAAGAAAGGGTTAATTCTCGTTATTGTCTTGATCACCGTTGCTGGAGCCCTGCTGTGGTCCAGAAACAGGGGGCTGAAAAAATCGGATTCCATTGCCTCGGGCAATGGTCGCATTCAAGCGACCGAAGTTGACATCGCAACAAAGTACCCGGGCCGTATTGCCGAAATTCTTTGCCGTGAAGGTGATTTTGTTGAGGCGGACCAGATCGTGGCCCGGATGGATACAAGGTCATTGGCGGCCCAGCTCAGGCAGGCAAAGGCATCCGTCGAACAGGTGCGTCATAGAAAAAGTTTTACCCAGGCCCTTGTCCGGCAGAGAAGCAGTGAACTGGCTGTCGCAAAAAAGGACTATGAACGTTCACAGGCAACCTATGCGTCAAACAAATATGCCATTTCAGCCAGGCAGATTGATCATGACCGTGCAGCAATGGAAACTGCGGCAGCCCTGCTGGCTGAAGCCCGGGCCCAGGTGCTTGAGTCGGAATCAATGATCCATATTTCGGTTGCAAAAGCCGAAGAGATCGAGGCCAACCTTACGGACAGTATCCTCAAAACCCCCATTCGTGGAAGGGTGCTCTATCGGCTGGCTGAACCCGGTGAAATCCTGGGGGCCGGCGGCAAAGTACTGACCGTGCTCGACCTGACCGATGTGTATATGACTATTTTTCTACCCACGGCCGAGGCCGGCAGGGTGGCCATGGGGGCTGAGGCCCGGCTTGTGTTTGATGCCCTGCCGGACATCGCGGTGCCGGCTCGGGTGTCGTTTGTTGCCCCCAACGCCCAATTCACCCCCAAGGCTGTTGAAACCAGAACCGAGCGGGAAAAGCTGATGTTCCGCATCAAGGTTAAAATTGACCCTGAATTACTCATGGGGCATCTGGAAAAAGTGAAAACAGGGGTACCGGGTGTGGCCTATGTACGGCTTGCCCCCCAGGCCCAATGGCCCGAGGATGTTCGGCGCAGGTCTTTGCCATGA
- the rbbA gene encoding ribosome-associated ATPase/putative transporter RbbA, translated as MNVTKDSIARVANVGHCYGKTVALDAIDLNIPAGCMAGLIGPDGVGKSSLLALISGVRKIQQGTVTVLGGDMGDRHHRARVCPSIAYMPQGLGRNLYMTLSVVENMAFFGQLFGQNRVERKKRTDELLAATGLLPFRDRPAGKLSGGMKQKLGLCCALIHDPDLLILDEPTTGVDPLSRRQFWQLIGTIRSRGRGMGVIVATAYMEEAEGFDWLAAMDGGKVLATGSPARLMEQTGTQNLDAAFIGLLPEKKRKDHKQLVVPPRTSLDDGPSAIRAEGLTRIFGDFTAVDHVNFEIAQGEIFGFLGSNGCGKTTTMKMLTGLLPPSEGRAMLFGRTVDANDLSIRKRVGFMSQGFSLYTELTVYQNLELHARLFHLPLETIPGRIQEMIQRFNLTEYEYVLSSSLPLGIRQRLSLAVAVIHGPEMLILDEPTSGVDPVARDQFWELLIELSRRDKVTIFVSTHFMNEAERCDRISLMHAGKVLASDTPEALIRARAKDTLQEAFIDYLEAADENITTVQAPKQEGTLPDSRHRPTSAFSPLRLFGYAHRETLEIRRDPIRLTFALLGMVILMFIMGYGITMDVENISFAVLDFDQTPESVDYIQNISGSRYFVERPSIASGTELEQRMGSRELSLALEIPAGFGKDLKRGRIPEVGAWIDGAMPFRAETIAGYLQGMHYAYLSELAIRSMGRVPRMTMADIEIRYRYNQDFKSIYAMVPAVIPLLLIFIPAILMALGVVREKEIGSITNLYATPVTRLEFLIGKQLPYIGVSMISFFGLLLLAIFVFGVPLKGSFIALTLGAVLYVTVTTGLGLLMSALTHTQIAALAVTAIVTLLAAVNFSGMTHPVSSMQGVGAVMGKFFPTTYFLIISRGVFTKALGFSELFRNYFALAAFIPVLTLLSLIFLKKQEK; from the coding sequence ATGAACGTGACAAAAGACAGCATCGCCCGTGTTGCCAATGTCGGCCATTGTTATGGAAAAACCGTGGCCCTGGATGCCATTGATCTGAACATTCCTGCAGGTTGCATGGCCGGACTGATCGGTCCCGACGGCGTGGGTAAGTCGAGCCTGCTGGCTCTGATTTCAGGGGTGCGGAAAATTCAGCAGGGCACGGTCACGGTGCTGGGAGGTGACATGGGTGACCGGCATCACCGTGCCCGGGTGTGCCCGAGTATTGCCTACATGCCCCAGGGCCTCGGGCGAAACCTGTATATGACCTTGTCCGTGGTTGAGAATATGGCATTTTTCGGCCAACTGTTCGGCCAAAATCGAGTCGAGAGGAAAAAACGCACGGACGAGCTCCTTGCCGCCACGGGATTGCTGCCCTTCAGGGACCGTCCTGCCGGTAAGCTTTCCGGGGGGATGAAACAAAAACTCGGCCTGTGCTGTGCCCTTATCCATGACCCAGACCTGTTGATCCTGGATGAGCCGACTACGGGTGTGGACCCCCTTTCCCGTCGGCAGTTCTGGCAGTTGATCGGAACCATCCGTTCTCGCGGCAGGGGCATGGGTGTGATTGTGGCCACCGCCTATATGGAAGAGGCCGAGGGGTTTGACTGGCTCGCGGCCATGGACGGGGGTAAAGTGCTTGCCACGGGTAGCCCCGCCCGGCTGATGGAACAGACCGGCACCCAAAATCTGGACGCGGCATTTATTGGTCTGCTGCCCGAAAAAAAACGTAAAGATCATAAACAGCTGGTGGTGCCGCCGCGCACCAGCCTTGATGACGGTCCGTCGGCCATCAGGGCCGAGGGACTGACCCGGATTTTTGGTGATTTTACCGCCGTGGATCATGTGAATTTCGAAATCGCCCAGGGCGAGATCTTTGGTTTTCTCGGATCCAACGGCTGCGGCAAGACCACCACCATGAAGATGCTGACCGGTCTGCTGCCCCCATCAGAAGGCAGGGCTATGCTGTTCGGCCGGACGGTGGATGCCAATGACCTTTCCATTCGTAAACGGGTGGGGTTCATGTCCCAGGGGTTTTCCCTCTACACTGAACTCACGGTTTACCAGAACCTGGAACTCCATGCCCGGTTGTTCCACCTGCCGCTGGAAACCATTCCAGGACGGATCCAGGAAATGATCCAGCGGTTTAACCTGACTGAGTATGAATACGTCCTGTCCAGCAGCCTGCCCCTGGGGATCCGCCAGCGTCTGTCCCTGGCCGTGGCGGTCATCCATGGCCCGGAAATGCTGATTCTGGACGAACCCACTTCCGGGGTGGATCCCGTGGCCCGGGATCAGTTCTGGGAACTGTTGATCGAACTTTCCCGCAGGGACAAGGTCACCATATTTGTCTCCACCCATTTCATGAATGAGGCGGAACGCTGTGACCGGATTTCACTGATGCATGCCGGAAAAGTGCTTGCCTCGGACACGCCCGAGGCGTTGATCCGGGCACGCGCCAAAGACACTCTGCAGGAAGCCTTCATTGACTATCTGGAGGCTGCCGACGAAAATATCACCACGGTGCAGGCCCCCAAGCAGGAGGGTACATTACCTGATTCCAGGCACCGCCCCACCAGCGCCTTCAGCCCATTGCGGCTGTTCGGCTATGCCCATCGGGAGACCCTGGAAATCAGAAGAGACCCCATCCGCCTCACCTTTGCCCTCCTGGGCATGGTCATTTTGATGTTCATCATGGGCTACGGCATCACCATGGATGTAGAAAATATTTCGTTTGCTGTGCTGGACTTTGACCAGACACCAGAGAGCGTTGATTATATCCAGAACATTTCCGGTTCCAGGTATTTTGTTGAACGGCCATCCATTGCCAGTGGGACTGAACTTGAACAGCGCATGGGCAGCAGAGAATTAAGCCTGGCCCTCGAAATCCCGGCAGGCTTCGGTAAAGACCTTAAAAGGGGCCGGATTCCGGAGGTGGGCGCATGGATTGACGGTGCCATGCCCTTTCGGGCAGAAACCATAGCCGGCTATCTCCAGGGCATGCACTATGCCTATTTATCAGAACTTGCCATTCGCAGCATGGGCAGGGTACCCCGGATGACCATGGCCGATATTGAAATCCGCTATCGATACAACCAGGATTTCAAGAGTATTTACGCCATGGTGCCGGCCGTAATTCCGCTGTTGCTGATTTTCATCCCGGCAATTCTCATGGCCCTTGGCGTGGTGCGGGAAAAAGAGATAGGCTCCATAACGAACCTCTATGCAACGCCGGTGACCCGGCTGGAGTTTCTCATCGGCAAGCAACTGCCCTATATCGGCGTCAGCATGATCAGCTTTTTCGGGCTGTTGCTGCTGGCAATCTTTGTGTTTGGGGTGCCTCTTAAAGGCAGCTTCATTGCACTGACCCTGGGCGCCGTTCTTTATGTGACGGTTACCACGGGCCTGGGTCTGCTAATGTCGGCCTTGACCCATACCCAGATTGCCGCCCTTGCCGTCACAGCCATTGTCACGCTGCTGGCTGCGGTTAATTTTTCAGGCATGACCCATCCCGTGTCGTCCATGCAGGGTGTGGGAGCGGTGATGGGAAAATTTTTCCCGACCACTTATTTCCTGATTATCAGCCGGGGCGTCTTCACCAAGGCGCTGGGGTTCAGTGAGCTTTTTCGGAATTATTTCGCCCTTGCCGCGTTTATTCCGGTACTGACCCTTCTAAGCCTGATCTTTTTGAAAAAGCAGGAAAAATAA
- a CDS encoding ABC transporter permease, whose product MNKCANIYHLGVKELRILFRDPVLIVLIFWTFSGGIYSIANTTSMELHNAPIAVVDEDQSQLSQRIINAFYGPYFKTPERIDPDGIDTGMDGGKYTFVVDIPPDFERDLLADRQPAIQVNVDATMVSQAFIGSGYIESIAMGEINEFVKGSRGESPLPIDLAVRTKFNPNRNSAWFGSVMEFINNITLLSIILTGAAVIREREHGTLEHLLAMPLTPFEIMMSKIWAMGLVVLTAAALSLHFMVQGVLAVPVAGSIILFLSGAMLHLFSTAAMGIFMGTVSRSMPQLGLLMILVILPLQMLSGGITPHDSMPKGVQAVMALAPTTHFVSFAQAILYRGAGFDLVWPSFMAIIAIGIVFFMAALVLFRRSINVTA is encoded by the coding sequence ATGAACAAATGTGCCAACATCTACCACCTGGGCGTCAAGGAGCTCCGCATTCTTTTTCGGGATCCCGTGTTGATTGTCCTGATCTTCTGGACATTTTCCGGTGGAATTTACAGTATCGCAAACACCACGTCCATGGAGTTGCACAACGCACCCATTGCCGTGGTTGATGAAGATCAGTCCCAGCTGTCACAGCGCATTATCAATGCCTTTTACGGGCCTTACTTCAAGACTCCGGAACGGATTGACCCTGATGGAATTGATACGGGTATGGATGGGGGAAAATACACCTTTGTCGTGGATATCCCACCCGATTTTGAGCGGGACCTGCTGGCGGATCGACAGCCGGCCATCCAGGTCAACGTGGATGCAACCATGGTAAGCCAAGCCTTTATTGGTTCCGGTTACATTGAAAGCATTGCCATGGGCGAAATCAACGAATTTGTGAAGGGTTCCCGGGGAGAATCCCCTTTGCCCATAGACCTTGCCGTCCGCACCAAGTTCAATCCCAACCGAAACAGTGCCTGGTTCGGTAGCGTCATGGAGTTCATCAACAACATCACCCTGCTGTCCATTATCCTCACCGGTGCTGCGGTCATCCGGGAGAGGGAGCACGGTACCCTGGAGCATCTTCTGGCGATGCCGCTTACGCCGTTTGAGATCATGATGTCCAAGATCTGGGCCATGGGGCTGGTTGTTCTTACGGCTGCGGCATTGTCCCTGCACTTTATGGTGCAGGGGGTGTTGGCGGTGCCCGTGGCCGGTTCCATCATCCTGTTTCTGTCCGGTGCCATGCTGCATCTGTTCTCCACAGCCGCCATGGGTATTTTCATGGGCACGGTCTCCCGTTCCATGCCCCAGCTTGGCCTGCTCATGATTCTGGTCATTCTGCCTCTGCAGATGCTTTCCGGTGGTATTACCCCCCATGACAGTATGCCGAAGGGGGTCCAGGCCGTCATGGCGTTGGCGCCGACCACCCATTTTGTCAGTTTTGCCCAGGCGATCCTCTACCGTGGTGCGGGGTTTGACCTGGTCTGGCCAAGCTTTATGGCAATCATCGCCATTGGCATTGTGTTTTTTATGGCGGCCCTGGTCTTGTTTCGCAGGAGCATCAACGTAACGGCATAG
- a CDS encoding efflux transporter outer membrane subunit, giving the protein MTRTRQCLPRSGTGHINLFPPCLNIFGLLLGFLLAGCAVVGPNYVAPDPGVPKGWNTALPNGLTATPPDARTLAGWWSTFKDPELTKLIERAVAGNLDLGLGRARVREARARRGIARADGFPTINVSGAATRVGTSSETDLGTENDLYDAGFDAGWEIDLFGRVRRSVEAAGASLEASQEGLHDVMVSLLAEVALNYVEVRSFQTRLSLAEANQRTQEQTYGMVVTRSQTGLTSNLDLEQARYNLEETRSQIPLLQVGLEQAKNRLAVLVGQNPGSLKDELAERKTIPMPFPKIAVGVPADVLRRRPDIRKAERELAAQTARIGAATALLYPRFTLSGSIGLEALSVAAMLEKESGTFDLGPSFQWNLFDAGRIRQNIEVQNAIQEQALIRYEASVLKALAEVEDTLTGYAEEQVRQRSLKAASGAAQRAVGLAEDQYQSGLTDFQNVLNGQRALLSLQDQLAQSQGAVTSHLISLYKALGGGWTCLGPVAPGKNLPKQ; this is encoded by the coding sequence ATGACAAGAACAAGACAATGTCTTCCCCGGTCCGGCACGGGCCATATAAATCTGTTCCCCCCGTGTTTGAACATCTTTGGGCTCCTGCTCGGGTTCCTGCTTGCCGGGTGTGCGGTTGTTGGACCGAATTATGTGGCTCCTGATCCCGGGGTGCCCAAAGGGTGGAACACGGCGCTGCCCAACGGACTGACAGCGACACCTCCCGATGCGCGGACCCTGGCCGGCTGGTGGTCAACCTTTAAGGATCCCGAATTAACGAAATTGATTGAACGCGCCGTTGCCGGCAACCTTGACCTGGGCCTTGGGCGTGCAAGGGTTCGTGAGGCACGGGCCCGGCGGGGGATTGCCAGGGCCGATGGTTTTCCGACCATTAACGTTTCAGGTGCTGCCACCCGGGTCGGCACCAGCAGTGAAACAGACCTGGGCACGGAAAACGACCTGTACGATGCAGGGTTTGATGCCGGGTGGGAGATTGATCTGTTTGGCAGGGTCAGGCGCTCCGTTGAGGCCGCAGGGGCCTCGCTTGAGGCCAGCCAGGAGGGCCTGCACGATGTCATGGTGAGCCTGCTGGCCGAAGTTGCCTTGAACTACGTGGAAGTACGATCGTTCCAGACCCGGCTGTCCCTGGCCGAGGCCAATCAAAGGACCCAGGAGCAGACCTATGGCATGGTCGTTACGCGCAGCCAGACTGGGCTGACCAGTAACCTTGACCTGGAACAGGCCCGGTACAATCTTGAAGAAACCCGGTCACAGATACCGCTGTTGCAGGTAGGACTTGAACAGGCCAAAAACCGACTGGCTGTACTGGTGGGCCAGAATCCCGGTTCATTGAAAGATGAACTGGCTGAACGAAAAACCATTCCCATGCCATTCCCGAAGATCGCTGTGGGGGTGCCGGCGGACGTCTTGCGCAGAAGGCCGGACATCCGCAAAGCAGAGCGGGAACTTGCCGCCCAGACCGCCCGGATCGGTGCTGCCACAGCCCTGCTTTACCCCCGATTTACTCTGTCCGGCTCCATTGGTCTGGAAGCGCTGTCCGTGGCCGCCATGCTTGAAAAGGAGAGCGGCACTTTCGATCTGGGCCCGTCATTTCAATGGAACCTCTTTGATGCCGGACGGATACGCCAGAACATTGAGGTGCAGAACGCCATCCAGGAGCAGGCATTGATTCGTTATGAGGCCTCAGTGCTCAAAGCCCTGGCCGAGGTGGAAGATACGCTGACCGGTTACGCCGAGGAGCAGGTCCGACAGCGCTCTTTGAAGGCGGCTTCGGGGGCGGCCCAGCGTGCCGTGGGTCTTGCTGAAGATCAATACCAATCCGGTCTAACTGATTTTCAAAATGTGCTCAATGGGCAGCGAGCCCTGCTGTCCCTCCAGGATCAGCTGGCACAGAGCCAGGGCGCTGTGACCTCCCATCTCATCAGCCTGTACAAGGCCCTTGGCGGCGGATGGACTTGTCTTGGGCCGGTCGCCCCGGGTAAAAATTTGCCCAAACAGTAA